A portion of the Pectobacterium brasiliense genome contains these proteins:
- the fliJ gene encoding flagellar export protein FliJ, translating into MKTQSPLVTLRELAQKDVEKAAGQLGQVRQAHQQAEQQLNMLLNYQDDYRQKLNSTMSSGMANNSWQNYQQFIRTLDSAIEQHRQQLSQWTSRLDLAMKTWQEKQQRLNAFEKLQDRELTRQLAKENKIEQKQMDEFAQRASQRKAES; encoded by the coding sequence ATGAAAACCCAGTCACCGCTGGTTACACTACGCGAACTGGCGCAGAAGGACGTTGAGAAAGCTGCAGGCCAGTTGGGGCAAGTGCGTCAGGCACATCAACAGGCTGAGCAGCAGCTCAATATGCTGTTAAACTATCAGGATGACTATCGTCAAAAATTGAACTCGACGATGTCCTCTGGTATGGCGAATAATAGCTGGCAAAATTATCAGCAGTTCATCCGAACGCTGGACAGTGCAATTGAGCAACACAGACAACAGCTCTCGCAGTGGACATCACGTTTAGATTTAGCAATGAAGACTTGGCAAGAAAAACAGCAACGCTTGAACGCATTTGAAAAATTGCAGGATCGCGAACTGACAAGACAGCTTGCCAAAGAAAATAAAATAGAACAAAAACAAATGGATGAATTTGCCCAACGGGCCTCACAGAGGAAAGCAGAATCATGA